A stretch of DNA from Brevibacterium sp. CBA3109:
GCAACAGCTGAATGCTCACGCCAGAAAGCCTTCACCCGCAGCGGCGCGGTGAACCGGCAGCAGCGCCCCGCCTGCACCGCGCTGGTGCAGCTTCGCCGCGCCGCTGATTGTTTCTACCGTGCTCAGCCGAGGATGAGCCGCCGTGTGGGCTCGCCCAAGTCGGCTGCTGTCTCGGCGAGCAGAGACTCTTCACTGTCGGCCCCTGCGCGGACGTACCGGCCGGTGAACGCGTCCAGCGTTCCCGAGGCCAGCGCCACCGCGAGATCAGTCACCTGCTCTGGGCTCGTCCAATCGCCCTCGCCACGGAAATCGTGGACGGGCATCGACTTCGTCATCTCTGTCTCCACGACACCGGGTGCCATCTCGAAGATCCGCAGTCCTTTCTCATGTCCGAAGTGGACGACGGAGTCAGCGATGCGGAACACTGCGGCCTTCGACGCCGAGTACACCGCGTAGGCCGGTGTTCCCTGCGCACCTGAGCCGGAGTTGAGGTCGATGATGCGGCTGGGACGACCAGTCGCCTCGGCGTTGGTGATGAGCACCGGCGCGAAGACATTGACCATGAGCGCCACACCTGTGACGTTCGCAGCGACGACGTCCTTGATGCTCTGCGGGTCCGCCTCCCACAGCGGGCCCTCGGTCGACTCGATGCGACCAGCATTGTTGACGAGCACCTGCAACCGGCGGGAAGTTTCGCCTTCGAGCGTGAGAACTGCGTCGCGGAAGTCGCTCACCGATGCGGCATCGTCGACGGTGAGACCGAGGCCGGTCACCGCTCCCCCGGTGGCGTCGACGATCTCAGCTGCCGCCTTCTCCGCCCGCTCCGCCGAGGTGGCCGTGACGACCACGTGATAGCCGGCGTTCGCAAACGCCTCGGAAAGATGGCGGCCGATGCCCCGGGCTCCTCCGGTGATGATGGCGATCGTTTCGGCAGGCACTGCGGTCGCTTCGGCGGTGCCTGAGTCGGTGGGCAGGTTGGTGCCGTAGGGCAGTTTCTCAATCATGTCGTCTCCTCAGCTTCTCACTTCGGCGCCGTGACGCTCAGCCGCCAGCTGCGTCGCAGCCTCACGCATCGCCGAGGCGTCATCTGCCTTGAGCGTGCGATCGGCGGCCCGGAAGGTCAGGCGGAAGGCCAGCGACTTCTTGCCCTCGGGCAGCTGATCACCGGTGTAGAGGTCAAAGGTCTCGAGTTGCTCGAGCTCCTCACCGGCGCCCTCGCGCAGAGTCGCGGCCAGGGTCTGCGTGGGCAGCTCCGCATCGACGATGAGAGCGACATCCTGACGGGAGACCGGGTAGGTAGAGAGTGCACCGTCCCAGGACCGCAGATCGTCCTGAGCTAGCAGCGCGTCCAGGTCGATTTCGAAGGCTACGGTCCGGGCCGGCAGCCCCAGGTTCTCGCACACCTTCGGGTGGAGTTCACCCGCATGCCCGAGAGCCTGCCCATCGGCGAGGACGAACTTCGCCGCCCGCCCCGGGTGCCAGGGTGCGATCTGGTCGGCTTCGACGCTGACCTCGATGCCGTTGGTGCGTGCAATGCGACGGACGGTGTCGATGACGTCCGTGGCGTCGGCCTTGCGCCCCTTGCCCCAGACGCCGGGAAGTTCGACGTTGCCGGCGATGATGCCCGCGTAGTGGTAGGGCTGAGCGGGAACGGAGGCGTAGATCTTCTCCAGCTCCGCATCGCTCGGGTGGTATCCGGGCAGGTGCCGTGGTCCCGGTCCGGCGGGCAGTCCCGCCGAGGTGGAGACGAGTCCACCTTCGAAGAGCGCGACGTCCTTGGCTCCGCGGCCAAAGTTGCGCACCACCAGTTCGACCAGGGTCGAGAGCAGGGTGGTCCGCATCAGCGGCAGATCCTCTGACATCGGGTTCGCGAGACGAATGTGCTGACGACGAATGTCGTCGGCGTCGAGTCGCATCTCATCGTCACGCTTCGAGTTCGTGAACGGGTAGGACAGCACCTCGGTGTACCCGTCAGCGGCGAGCAGGTTCGAGATCCGACGACGCGTCTTCTGCGCCTCGGTCAGACCATTGCCTGCCCGAGCGGCCGGCTGGATCGATGGGATCTTGTCGTAGCCGCTGGTGCGGGCCACTTCTTCGATGAGGTCCACGTCGGCCGTGATGTCTGTGCGCCAGCTGGGGACGGTGACGCTCAAGCGTCCTTCATCCCCGGCAGCAACCGATGCGCCGATGGCAGTCAGCTGCTCGGTGACCTCGGCTGCCGAATAGTCGATGCCCACGAGGTTGCCCACACGAGCGACATCGAGGTCGATGACCGTGGGTTCCGGTGCCTGGCCCACCTGCGTGGTCGCCGGGCTGAGCGTGCCGCCGGCGAGTTCGACGAGCAGGTCGGCGCAGCGACGGGCGGCGACGGGACCGAGTCTCGGGTCAACCCCGCGTTCGAAGTGGCGCGAGGCCTCGGAGGAGAGCTTGTGCCGCCTGGCGGTCCGAGCGATCGAGATCGGGTCGAAGTGTGCGGCCTCGATGACGATGTCGGTGGTCTCGGAGTTGACCTCGACGTCGGCACCACCCATGACACCGGCCAGACCGATGATCTTTCCGCCCTGGCCACCACGGTCGGTGATGAGGAGGTCTTCGGGATCGAGTTTCCGTTCCACATCGTCGAGGGTCGTGAACTTCTCCCCCGCCTGCGCGCGGCGCACGACGATCTCCTCGCCCAGCAGCGCCGTGTCATAGGCGTGGAGGGGCTGGCCGAGTTCGAGCATGACGTAGTTCGTGACATCGACGGTGAGGCTGATGGGGCGCATGCCTGCGGCAATGAGGCGACGCTGCATCCAGAACGGGGTCTGTGCACTCGTGTCCAGGCCGGTGACCTGCACGGCGGTGAACTGGTCGCAGCCGATATTGCCGTCGATGGGGTTGGAGTCCTCGATGACGACAGGGAAGCCGCCGTCGGTGGGGGCGTTCACCTCGGCGACGGCAGGGCTTCCGATATCGGTGAAGGACTGGCCCTTCATCTGCGCGTACTCGCGGGCGATGCCGCGCATCGACAGCTGGTAACCGCGGTCGGGGGTGACGTTGACGTCGAGAGTGACCTGGTCGAGTCCGAGGAGGGCAATCGCGTCGTCGCCGGGTTCACCGCTCAGACCGAGGTTCTTCAGGACGATGATGCCGTCGTGGTCCTCGCCCAGGCCGAGTTCCTTGGCCGAGCAGATCATGCCGTCGGACTTGTGTCCGTAGGTCTTGCGGGCAGCGATCTGGAAATCACCGGGCAGGACGGCTCCGGGCAGGCAGGCGACGACGAGGTCACCGACGACGAAGTTGTGGGCACCGCAGATGATGCCGCGGCTGGGTCGTTCCTCGCCGGGCTGCGGGTCCTTCGGATCATCGAGATCTTCATTGTGCTCAGGTCCGACGTCGACGCGGCACCAGTTGACGGTCTTGCCGTTCGAGTGCTCTTCCTTAACGAGTTCAAGGACGCGACCGACGACGAGGGGGCCGGTGATCTCGGGGCCGAAGAAGTCCTCTTCCTCGAGTCCGATCGAGGCGAATTCCGCGGCCAGGGCATGGGGATCCGTATCGGCCGGGAGATCGACGTAGTCGGCCAGCCAGTTCAGTGGGACGCGCATATCAAGCCTTCATTCCGAAACGAGCCGAGAAGCGCACATCGCCCTCGACCATGTCATGCATATCGTTGATTCCTTCGCGCAGCATCAGGGTGCGCTCGATGCCCATGCCGAAGGCGAAGCCCTGGTAGACCTCGGGGTCGATTCCGGCGGCCTTGAGCACATTGGGGTGGACCATGCCGCAGCCGCCCCACTCGATCCAGCCGGGACCGCCGACCTTGTTGGGGAACCAGAAGTCCATTTCGGCGCTCGGTTCGGTGAACGGGAAGAAGCTGGGGCGCAGGCGAGTCTTCGACTCGGGCCCGAACATCTCACGGGCGAAGCCGTCGAGGGTGCCCTGCAGGTTGGCCATGGTCAGGCCCTTGTCGATGGCGATGCCTTCGATCTGGTGGAAGACCGGGGTATGGGTGGCATCGAGTTCATCGGTGCGGAAGGTCTTGCCCGGGCACACGACGTAGAGCGGGACACCACGCTGCAGGAGGGAACGCGACTGGACCGGTGAGGTGTGGGTGCGCAGCACGAGTCCGGCATCGGCGGGGTCGACGAAGAAAGTGTCCTGCATCTGACGAGCAGGATGGTCGGGCCCGAAGTTCAGGGCATCGAAGTTCAGCCACTCGGATTCGATTTCGGGGCCTTCGGCGACTTCCCAGCCGAGGCCGATGAAGTAGTCGGACGCCTGTTCCTGGATGAGGGACAGCGGATGGCGAGCGCCGAGGCGGTTGCGGTCCGTGGGCAGAGTGACGTCGATGGACTCTTCGATGAGAACAGCAGCGTCGCGCTCGGCCTCGAGCTCGGCCTGACGGGCGTCGAGTGCCTTCTTGACCTGGCCGCGGGACTTGCCGACGATCTTGCCGGCGGCAGCCTTGTCGGCCTTGTCGAGACCGCCGATGGCCCGGTTGGCCAGAGCCAACGGGGACTTGTCGCCGGTATGGTCGATCTTCGCTGTCTTGAGATCGTCGAGAGTGTGTGCGTCCGCGAATGCGCTCAAGGCCGCATCAACGGCCGCCTTCACGGCCGACTCGTCCAGAGGGTCGAGCTGGTCAGTCATCAAAGTCCTTCATATGCCTGCGTAGGTACCGTTCTTCTACCGCGCATAAGTCTATCGCCTGTGATTCGGTGCCAGGCCACCCGTCCGGATGATGTGCATTGGGGACTTCGCCCAGGTCTGTGACCTGGCTCATCGAGACCTGTTGTCAGACGATGTAGTGTCGAAGGATGACGACTCAGCGAGCTTCCGATGTCATGGTCAAGGCCCTGGAGAACGAGGGAGTCGAACGCATCTTCGGCATCCCCGGTGAGGAGAATATCGACTTCATCGATTCTCTGCGCCAGTCCACCATCGAATTCGTCCTCACCCGCCACGAACAGGCCGCCGCCTTCATGGCCGCGACCTACGGGCGGCTGACGGGCAAACCGGGGGTGTGTCTGACCACCCTGGGCCCGGGTGCACTCAACTTGGCGACCGGTGCCGCCTACGCTCACCTCGGCGGGATGCCGGTGATCATGATCACCGGACAGAAGGGGATCCGCACGGCTGAGCAGGCACGCTTCCAGATCGTCAATACCGTGGCGACGATGAAGCCGCTGACGAAGGACAGCCGTCAGATCACCTCGCCGAGGATGATCCCCACCATGATCAGGGAGGCCTTCCGCGTCGCCCAGTCCGAACGGCCGGGTCCTGTGCACCTGGAACTCCCGGAGGACATCGCCGCGATGCCACTGGAGCAGAGTGAACTCGTGCAGCCGCACACCAATGGACGCGCCACGGCCAGCGACGATGCCATCGATGCCGCCGCCCAGGTGATCCGGACCGCGAAGCGACCGCTGCTCATGCTCGGCGCCGATGCCTCACGTTCGGACGCCAGCGAGGCTCTGTCGAGATTCGTCTCCCGGGTGCGCATCCCCTACTTCACCACGCAGATGGGCAAAGGAACCGTGTCCGGCTCGTCCGATCTGTACATGGGCACCGCAGCTCTGACCAGCCGTGACTACGTCCATGACGCGATCGAGAAGGCCGACGTCATCGTCACGATCGGCCACGATACGACCGAGAAGCCACCGTTCACGATGGATGAGAACGGACCGACCGTCGTCCACGTCGGCTACCGGGCGGCCGTCGTCGAGCAGGTCTACTTCCCGCAGGTCGAAACCATCGGTGACCTCGGCCCGAGCCTGGACCGACTCGCTGTGGAGCTCGTCGGCCATGTGCCCAATGCCGGAGCACTCCTGCCCATGCGGGCGGGGATCTTGGAGAAGATCGAAGAGAAGTCCGACGCCGACCGGTTCATTCCGCAGCGCATCGTGTCTGAGGTGCGCAAGGTCATGCCCGTTGACGGGGTCGTCGCCCTCGACAACGGCATGTACAAGATCTGGTTCGCCCGAAACTACCGGACCACGAGGGCCAATACACTCCTCCTCGACAATGCACTTGCCACCATGGGGGCCGGCCTCCCCTCGGCCATGGCAGCGAAGCTGACCTACCCGGAACGCCGGGTCATGGCAGTCGTCGGAGACGGCGGGTTCATGATGAACAGCCAGGAGATGGAGACCGCGGTGCGACTGGGCCTCGACCTCGTCGTACTCGTCCTCGAAGACAGCTCCTACGGCATGATCCGGTGGAAGCAGGCTGTCGACGGCATGCCCGACTATGGGCTGACCTTCGGCAACCCCGAATTCGTCGCCTACGCCGAGTCCTACGGGGCCACCGGGCACCGGCTGGGGAATGTCGACGACATGCATGACGTCCTCGAGTCCGCCTTTGCCGCCGGCGGAGTCCACCTCGTGGTCGTACCCGTGGACTATTCGGAGAACGAGCGAGTGCTCATCGACGAACTGGGTCAGCGGGAGGCTGCGGCGCTGGACGCGCAGTAGGGCTGGGCGAACGGCCCGGGTGGGCGAACGGTCAGATTGGCCTCACGGGCCGACTGATCTCGCTGCACCATTTGCCGCTCTGACGGCAAGTACAGCGCAGACGAGGATGAGGACCCACCCGAGCAGGGCCAGTATGTGCCCGGCCGTCGTGGCATTCGAGAGTTCAACGCACAGCAATGCCACGGCGTGGCCGATACTGATGACGGCGATGCCAACGAGGTAGGGCACGCCTGCTCGTTGGCCTGCCTCCCATGCTGCAGCGGAGGCCAGCGTGTGCCGCGTGCGTATGCCGATCGCAGAGTTCCTGCCGATCGCCTTTTTGCGCACAGCGACGATCAGTACGACGCTGACCGCTGCCACGATCAGGTAACCCGCCATGGGCGCGTAGAACATCAGCGCTGCTCCTCTCGTTCCTGACTCGCCTGACCAGCTGCACCAACCTCGGCGGCGGTCATTCGACCGTGATGCCGAGTTCGCTGGCGAAGAGTTCGGCGAAGAGCATCATCTGCATCTCATCGATGGTGGCACCCCGCAGCGAGTGGACACCCGAGATCTTATGCGGCTGCAGACCCCGCAGATCCACATTGCCCAAAGTCGCGCTCTCGCACTGCAGCACTCCGACGCTCGAACCGGGAAATGACACCCTGTTGACTTTGGCCCGGTCGAGGTCGATCTCGTCGATGACGCAGTCGCGGAATTGAACGTCGGTGAGTTTGGCTCCGCGCAGGTTGAGGTAGGAGATCCGACAGTTGCTGAGAACGACCTTCTCCCACACGCTGTCATGAACCACCCCTGCACCGATCCGAGTGCCCGAGATCTCGGTGTGGACGAGACTCCCCCGCGGCATAGTCCAGGTGTCGGCCCGGCAGTCCTCGATTCTGCTGCCGGAGAACCGTGCACCGGTGAGGTTCACGGGAGACTCGGCGTCACCGAAGTTCACCCGGGACAAAGATGAGTCCAGGTAGGTGGCTTGGGTGGAATCCACCTCGGCGAGGTCAAGATCTTTCAGTTCCATGCCCTCGAGGAACTCCTCCGGACCAATGTCGCCGAGGTAGCCGGGCGTCAAGTTCGTCAGCGTGATCTTCGGTGCGCGTGGAGCTTCAGTCGTCATGGTCTCCACCGTATCGGCTGGGTAGGACACGTCCCTATTGTCGTCACTGCGTCGACTATTCGACGACGAAGTCACTCAGCCCAGCCGCCTTAAGAATGAACGGGGCGATTGACATCAGCACCAGGATCGATGCAACGATCCAGAGCCACATCATTTTTCGCCGCTCGCGCCTGAGACTGGTCGACAGAGCGAACAGCGGACTCAACAACGGCAGGCCGTAGAACACCGGAGTGAGAACGAACGCAAGTGCAAGAAAGCCAACGAATTTCCACTCAGTCTTCGAGAAGAATCCTTCGTGTTGCTGTGTGGTCATAAACTCTGCTTCTCCCCGTTGTCACTAGGTGGAATAACCGCAGGCAGTTAGACGACGCAACTGCTGCAGCGACTTCCACCTGAGAGAGCTTAAGCCGGCGACGCCCCAGCAGGCAACGGCTGTACGAAGTCGAAACGCCTCTTTGCACGGAAGTAACGAATAAGGTCCCCGAAAATCATAGCTGGCATCGTCGCAGTGACGAGCAGGCGCGGGACCGAGGGCGAAGAGCTGGTACCGAAGTTGATGGCCCAGAACAGTGCGGCGATCGCGATGCATACCAGGACAGAGTTCAGCACATCCCGCGCGCACCTCGTGTGCAGTTCCGACAGCGACTGCGGCCGAATTTTCGTGCCAGGCATTGCTTCGCTCCGTCCTGCGCCTCACGCATTAATAGACAGGTACCTTGCTTTCAACGCTAGCAGACGTCGCTCTGATCTGGAACACTTGCTCGGTTCAAGCCGGACGCAGTCGAATCACGTTCGGCAGCAGAATTCGTTGAACGCTAGGCGCGCGACTCACATCCGCTGGTTGCGAGCACTCTCGTAGATGCACACGCTGGCAGCAGTCGCCAGATTGAGGCTCTCGGCCTTGCCGTAGATCGGAACAGCCGCCGAGGAGTCACAGAGTTCGAGGTCTTCTGTCTTCATCCCCCAGGCTTCGTTGCCGAAGACCCAGGCGGTGCGAGCAGTCAGATCGAGCCCGCTGTCCCAAGGATGGTGGATGTCGTGAGACTCGTCGTTGGCGTCGGCGGCGAGCACCTGCAGGCCGCGGGCACGAGCCAGTTCGGTCACCTCGGCGAGTCCGACCCCGGTGACCACGGGAACATGGAACAGGGAACCAGCAGTGGAGCGGACGGTCTTGTCGTTGTAGATGTCGACGCTTGACGAGGTGAGGACCACTGCGTCAGCCCCTGCGGCATCGGCAAGACGGATGATCGTGCCGGCGTTGCCGGGGTCACGGACCTGGGAGAGAACGACGATGAGCTGTGCTTCCTTGTCGATGACCGAAGGCAGGTCGACGTCGATGCGCTCACAGACGGCGACGACGCCCTGTGAGTTCACGGTTGCGGACAGCTCGGTGAGCACCTCGTCGGTGATGATGTTCCACCGGATGTCGCAGTCTTTGACGGTCTCGACGAACTCCGGATGCGCCTCGGCGGCCTCTTCCGTGATGAAGAGTTCGGTGACCGCACCGCGCGGATCAGCATTCGACCCCACCCAGTCCGGAACGCCGGGCGCCTGGCCGGGAAGGCCCAGCTCCGCGTGCCGCTCCAGAGCCTCACGTACGGCCTGGGGTCCCTCGACGAGGAACTGGCCCATCGTCTTGCGGCTGTGGCGCTTGAGCAGCTTGACCGCGTTCTTGACCCGTTTCGAATTCGGTGAGGAGATGGCGTCTGGGAGTTTCATGGAATTCGCTGACCCGCATTCTTGCTGGAGGGACTACTGGCTATCGGAGGAAAGGTTCTGGGACAAAATCAACGGCCCCGAACCAAGTAAGTTCGGGGCCGTTGAGAGGATGAGGACCGGCAGCTCAGGCTGCGGCGGTCTTCGCTGCGTTGACATCAGCCGGAAGAGCTTCCTTGGCGACCTTGATCAGGTGCGCGAAGGTGGCTGAATCGTTGACGGCGAGCTCAGCGAGCATACGGCGGTCGACCACGACGTCAGCGGCCTTGAGGCCCTGGATGAAGCGGTTGTACGTCATGCCGTTGGCGCGAGCACCGGCGTTGATGCGCTGGATCCACAGGCGACGGAAGTCACCCTTGCGGGCGCGACGGTCACGGTAGCTGTAAACCAGCGAGTGAATGACCTGCTCTTTGGCCTTGCGGTACAGGCGCGAACGCTGTCCCCGGTAGCCGCTTGCCCGGTCAAGGATGACCCGGCGCTTCTTGTGAGCGTTGACCGCTCTCTTAACACGTGCCACGTGTTACTCCTTCAAAATTAGTTCTACCGGCAGTGCCGGAGTCAGGTTCAAGCTATGGGAACCACATCAGTGGCTGCCCGGGATGGAGACCCGAGTGGGTCTCACCTGCCCTTGAGCTTGCCCAGAAGCTTGCGGGCTTTGGCGCGATCTCCGCCGGTGAGGACCTGGTCCTCCGCAACGCGACGCTTACGGGCCGAGGACTTGCCCTCGAACTTGTGCTGGTTGTTCACGCCTTCACGCATGATCTTGCCAGTACCCGTCACACGCATGCGCTTCTTGGCGCTGCTGTTCGTCTTCTGCTTCGGCATCGAGCCGTTCTCCTTTGCATTTCGTTGCTGGTGGCGACCACCGGCAACTACTTCACACGCTGAAACCGTTCAGGCTCCAGCGAATCGGTACTTACTTCTCACGCGTCGGGCGCTGCGTGCTTCTCTGCAGCGACACGATCACGTCGGGACTTCACCTCGGGGACGTTGCCCTTGGCATCTGATGATGCCTTGCGGGCCTCGGCCTTGGCGTCGGATTTTGACTTATGTGGGGCAATGACCATCACCATGTTGCGTCCGTCGACCCGTGGCGAGGATTCGACGGTGCCGAGGTCCGACACATCTTCGGCCAGGCGGTTGAGCAGTTTGATGCCCATTTCAGGGCGGGACTGTTCACGTCCGCGGAACATGATCATGACCTTGACCTTGTCGCCACCGGCCAGGAAGCGGGTCACATGCCCCTTCTTCGTCTCGTAGTCGTGTTCATCGATCTTGAGACGGAAGCGGATCTCTTTCAGCGCAGTGTTCGCCTGGTTCTTACGGGCTTCTCTGGCCTTCTGAGCAGATTCGTATTTGAATTTCCCGTAGTCCATGAGTTTGGCGACGGGAGGCTTCGCCTGCGGTGCAACCTCGACCAAGTCGAGATCTGCCTCGCGAGCGAGGTCGAGTGCCTTGCGAATGGCAACGATACCGACCTGTTCACCGTTGGGTCCGACCAACCGGACCTCGGGAACCCGAATCCGGTCATTGATGCGCGTCTCGCTGATGTGTTCACTCCTTTTTCGCTCAAATGATGTCGTGGCAATAGAAAAGGCTCCCATTGACCACATGCCAAGGGAGCCTGCACACACACATCAGAGCAACGGTTGAGATCACCGCGGCACATCAAGTGAATACACCTCGACCTGAAACCTTCGACCTCGAGCTTGCGCCCGGGCTGTCGATCATCAGATCATTGGACCCGATCGTTTCACACGATCAAGGTGGGAGTCAGACCCCGCTTCGCACCACAATTCAGTGTACTACGCTTCATGACTCTTCGCACATCGAGGCCGAACATGCAATCGTCGGGCGAATCATATGTCAAGCTGGTTCCATGAGTTCTGAAAAATCTGTACCCGCCGAGGCGGTTGCCGATGTCACTCGTGATATCGCCGAAGTACCAGCCATCGAGGTCATCACATCCGCAGCTGTGCACCTGATGTCTGCCGCCGCCGTCAAATGCGGCCTGGCTGAAGACTCCCCCGATGTTCCGGCAGCAGAGCTGCAGGACCTCGACGAAGCGCGCAAGCTCATCACCGCCCTGGCCGGCCTGGTCACCGGAGCCGCCACCGTCATCGGCGACCACCATGCTCGTCCTCTGCGCGACGGCCTGCGCAGCCTCCAGTTGGCGTTCCGGGAAGCCTCGGCCATTCAGGATGAGCCCGGACAGGGCCCCGGCGAGAAATACACCGGTCCCGTACGCTGACAGACGCCTTTATGAGTGCCGGCGATTTCGTCGCGCACCATGCATCATGAATCTCCACATCCGCTGCGGCTCTCGACCAATGGTCGGGGGCCGCTTCTGCTGTGTCAGTGCCGAATGAGATCATCGTCCCATGTCTCCCGCTGAACTGCCGTACGTGAGTGCCAAGGAGTTGCAGGACTACTTCGGCACCACGTTCTACGAGCGCGGGCGCAGCTACGCCAACAAGGGGATGGTCGGGCAGGCCAGCTGGGACCCGCAGGCCATGACACTGCGGGCAGATGTCTCGGGGACTGCGGCACACGATTACATCAGCACTGTTCGGCTTCAACGCCACAGCCCCACAGCCAAATCATTCACTGTGCTCTCTTCGCGGTGCACCTGCCCCGTGGGCGGAGACTGCAAACACGTGGTGGCGGCACTGATGGCGGTCTCGATCCGACAGGTGGCCCCATTCGGTTCAACCGCGCTGCACGACCCTGACCAACGCCTCTCCCCCGACGACGCCGGCTGGCGGACCGCCCGCAGCGGCACTGCGCGCAAGAGCCCCCGAAGCTGGGTTCCCGGTGGCAGCAACGCGTCGTCACACGAATCCAGAGAGCCCGATTGGAAGTCGATTCTGTCCGGATTCTCCTCCGACCGAGTCGACGGTTCGGTGTGGGCCTCGGGTCCTGGTGGCACACTGGCCGGCAGCACACCGACTCGCCTTGCCCTCGGCTTCGAGATCTGCCAGCTGCGACGCACGGGATTCGGGAACTTCGAAACCCATCCGATCAGGCGGCCGAAGTTCACCGGTCGCTCCGATCTCGTCGTCACTCTGAGGCCACTGATGGAAGGTGCGCGCGGCAATTGGATCAAAAGAGACGTGTCGTGGTCCAACATCGCCAACACCTCGAACACTCGTGCATATGCTCACGGGCAGGCGGCTTGGTTCGCACAGCTGTACGGCCTGTCGGCCATCGGTTCGAAGCACCTGATCACCAATGATGACTCAGTAGTCCTCGACTGGTTCACTTCGCCCTTGCTCTGGCATCTCTTCGACCAGGCAAGGTCACTGGGCATCGGACTCGTCGGCACCAGCCGCGAGCTCTCACTTCACCACGGTGAGGA
This window harbors:
- the infC gene encoding translation initiation factor IF-3; the encoded protein is MGAFSIATTSFERKRSEHISETRINDRIRVPEVRLVGPNGEQVGIVAIRKALDLAREADLDLVEVAPQAKPPVAKLMDYGKFKYESAQKAREARKNQANTALKEIRFRLKIDEHDYETKKGHVTRFLAGGDKVKVMIMFRGREQSRPEMGIKLLNRLAEDVSDLGTVESSPRVDGRNMVMVIAPHKSKSDAKAEARKASSDAKGNVPEVKSRRDRVAAEKHAAPDA
- a CDS encoding DUF1844 domain-containing protein, with the protein product MSSEKSVPAEAVADVTRDIAEVPAIEVITSAAVHLMSAAAVKCGLAEDSPDVPAAELQDLDEARKLITALAGLVTGAATVIGDHHARPLRDGLRSLQLAFREASAIQDEPGQGPGEKYTGPVR